The nucleotide window AAAAAAGAAATACTTAGAACATTTTAAAAATAAACTAAAGGAAAATCCCAATGTAGGTCCTGATGAAATTAAGGTTTTGGCAATGATAAAAAGTTTAGATGATAGTGTTGGCGAGCTACTTCATACCCTAGAAAAATTAGACTTAGATGAGGATACTATTGTAATTTTTGCCAGTGATAATGGCCATTACCAAACGGAAAGAAACATATTTACCAAACCTTATAGAGGTGTTAAAGGTGAAACCTATGAGGGAGGGATAAGGGTACCGTATATCTTTAAATGGCCCAGACATATAAAACCCAATTCCGCAAGCACCGTGCCCATAATTCATGTTGATTTATATCCAACAATTTTGGGGTTAACTTCAACGAAGCATCCAAAAGATTACATCTTGGACGGTGAGGATCTTTCGCCAATTCTCTTAGGCAAAAGAATTGAGCCAAAACGTGAAGCATTAATTTGGGAATACACCAATTATGCCGGGTATAATCCTAAAACTAAATCTTTCCGTAGTCAATGGGTAAATGTTATACAAATGGACGGATATAAATTAACGGAAGTGGTTGAAGATAATTCCTATTACATGTATAATCTTAAAAAAGATCCATACGAAACTCAGGATGTTTATGGAGAATATCTTCATATCGCTGAAAAACTAAAACATAGACTAGAAGAATGGAAAAAAGAAACAGGGTATGAACATCCAAAACCAAATCCTAATTTTAAACAATAGTAGACGTATTTCTTGAAAATTTTTAGAACACATAATAGAATATTATTGTCGAGTTTCACTTGCTTATGTCTATTGTATTCTTGTGGCTCACCACAAAAAAGTACAAGGATGTTTCAAAAAGAAAATCTTATCCCATGGTCCATTGTTGGTTTTGATGTTAAAGAGAGGACACCCCAAGAGAGATTAGAGATGTTAAAGGATTTAGGGTTTACTCAATATGCATACGGTTATCGCCCTAAGCATATACCAACTATGGCAGAGGAATGGCAATTAGCCAAAGAGAAGGGCATCCAAATAAAAGCAGTTTGGTTATATATCAACCTTAAAAAGGATAGACCAGGAAAGCTTAAACCTGATAGTGAAATTGTTTTTGAAAATCTAAAAAATATTGGTCTAAAAACCCAGATTTGGGTTGGTTTCGAACCCTCCTATTTTGAAGGGCTTTCTGATTTAGATGCGTTTTCTGAAGCTAAGACAATGCTAGAATACCTTATTGAAAGAGCTGATGAAGTTGGCTGTAAAATTGCATTATATAATCATGGAGGGTGGTATGGAAAATCAGAAAATCAACTTAAGCTTATCAACACCTTTCCTAAAAAAGACATTGGTGTCGTTTATAATTTTCATCATAGCCATGAAAATTTAGATACCTATCAAAACGATATTAACCATCTTTTACCCTATCTCTGGTGTGTTAATCTCACGGGAATGAAAGAAGACGGGCCAAAAATCTTGACCATTGGTGAAGGAACTGAAGAAAAATTAATGATAGAATATGTAATCGAAATTGGATATAACGGACCATTTGGAATACTCGGGCATGTGAAAGGAGGCGATCCAGAAACAATTTTACAAGACAATTACAACGGACTTCAAAATTTATTTAAAGGTGATTAGAAAATTTCATAAATGTGGTCTTGCAATAATTTGTTTTTTGTCATTATATCTTTCCCAAGCCCAAACCTCGCATAATGGAATTAATATTTTAGACTCCCTAAAGCTACGATTTCTTAAAAGCAACAATGCTGAAGGTGAAATTAGTGTCAATGGTAATTCTGACTCACCAATAATAAAGATTACAACAAACACCCAGCCTGCATTTATTTATAACCTGGCCAGTAAAATTCCCTTGATCCATAAAGAATTTAAAGAAGGACAGGTTTTCTTGATTTCTTTCAAAGCAAGGACCATTTCCTCTTCATTAGAAACAGGTGAAGCAAAACTGTTATGGTTACTTCGTCAATCTGAATCTCACAAAGACAATCTTACAAATACCATTAGCATTGGGTCAGATTGGCAAGAATTTCATATACCGTTTCAAGCAAGTAGAAACATATTAGAAAAAGACTTCAGGGTAGTGTTTCAATATGGCTTTAAGCCCCAATCTTTGGAAATGAAGGATTTAACCTTCGAGGTATTTCCTATGGGTACGTCATTAGACGCCTTACCAAAAACTGAAATATCGTATGTGGGAATGGAACCAAACGCGCAATGGAGAGTGAATGCCATTTCTAGAATTGAAAAACTGCGTAAAAAGGATTTTATATTAAAATTTGTTTCAAATGGAAAGACGGTTGAAAATCAATCTTTTTCAATCTCTTTAAAAAGTCATGCTTTCCCATTTGGTGCAGCAATAAACGCCAAGGATGTGGTTGAAGGAACTATGAAATACAACTTATTCAAAGAAAATTTCAATTTGGCCGTATTTGAAAACGATTTGAAAATTAAATCTTGGTACCGTGGCAAAAATGCAGAGACTACAAAAAAGGCTATGGAGATTTTGAAAAGTGATGGTATAGATTTAAAAGGGCATGTGCTTATCTGGCCTGGGTTTAATTACCTAACAAATGAATACCGGCAACAAAAAAACAACCCAGAGGCTATCAAATCTCTGATGGGAGAACATGTGCAAACTATGTTAGTGGAAACTAAAGGATATACAACGCAGTGGGATGTGGTCAATGAAGCCTATACCAACCAAGATCTACAGAATATTACCGGATCCGAAGAAATTTTGTTTGACGGTTTCAAAATGGCTAAAAAACTTCAACCTTCTTCTGCAAGATTTACTAATGAATATGGCATTATTAGTAAAGGCGGCATAGATTCTAAAAAGCAAGAATGGTATTATAATTTCATTAAAAGAATTGACGAAAACACAGGTGGATTGGTTGACGGAATTGGCATACAATGCCACATTGGAAGTGATTTAACCTCTCCTGAAAGAGTATTGAAAATTCTAACTTATTATGGAAGTCTCGGAAAAAAAATAAGTATCTCCGAGTTTACAATGGACATAAAGGATCCTCAACTGCGCGAGCAATACACTAGAGACTTTATGATAGCCGCTTTTAGCCACCCCAATGTTTCTGAATTTTTGTTTTGGGGATATATGGAAGAAGAATCCAAAAAAGTTGATATTTTTAAAAGTAATGGAGAAATAGGATCTATGGGGAAAGCCTATTTCGGTTTGGTTAAAGGGGCATGGCATACTAAATTTAATGCCTCAACTGACAATCAAGGATATATAAAAAATAGAGGCTTTTTTGGAACTTACGAATACCAAACAGTTGTAGATGGACAATTGAAAACAGGAACGTTTACTTTAGGAAAAGATCAAAACTCAATAATTACAATAAACCTAGAATGAAAGCTTTTATATTCATCATATGTTCTTTATTCATTTCCTTTACCAGTAAGGCTCAAGAAAAACCAAATGTTCTTTGGATAGTAACGGAGGATATAAGCCCAACCCTCTCAATGTATGGCGATTCAACTGCCCAAACCCCAAATTTAGATATGCTTGCAAGAGAAAGCATGGTTTATGACAATGCCTTTGCAGTAGTAGGTGTATGTGCTCCAACCCGTTCTTCTATAATTACGGGAATGTATCCTACAACTATAGGTACTATGCATATGCGAACCGGACAAGATGTTATGTCTTGGGGTAAACGCTCCTATGAGGGAAAAGAAGCTTTAGCAAGAACCGATTTAGATGGAAATGAAATTAGACAATATGCGGCGGTAATTCCAGATTATGTTAAATGTTATACAGAATACCTCAGGGCGGAAGGGTATTTCTGCACAAATAATCAAAAAACAGACTATCAATTTGCTGCGCCAGTTACGGCTTGGGATGAAAATAACACCAAAGCTCATTGGGGAAATCGGTTAGATGAAAAAACGCCATTTTTCTCCGTTTTCAATATAGGGGTTACTCATGAAAGTCGATTGTGGGTTAATGACGACTTGCCATTAACAGTAAATCCAAAAGATGTAAAAGTTCCTCCATATTTACCGGATAATGAAGCCACACGTAAAACGGTGGCGAGACATTATAGCAACGTGGAGTTGATGGATAAGGAGGTGGGAAACCTAATAAAACAGCTAAAAGAAGATGGGCTATATGACAAAACCATCATTTTCTTTTACAGCGATCACGGAGGGCCATTACCACGTCAAAAAAGAGAAATTTACGATTCTGGGTTGAAGGTTCCTTTTATGGTAAAAGGAATCACTGGTGAAGTTGGAAGAACTGATAGATTGATATCCTTTGTTGATTTGGCGCCAACCATGTTAAGTCTTGCTGGAATAAAACCACCAGAGTATTTAGAAGGAAAAGCATTTTTAGGTAGCTACAAGGCCGAAAATAGAAATTATGTTTTTGGGAGCTCAGATAGGTTTGATGAATATTCGGATAGAATTAGGGCGGTTAGAAACAAGCAATATTTATATCTGAGAAACGATTATCCTAATCTTCCGAAATATAAGGACGTGGGATACCGAAAAAACATTCCTATGATGCCCGTTTTTCTAAAATTGAAAGAAATGGGTAAACTTAATACCATTCAACAAAGTTGGTTTGAAACCAAAACCGAAGAAGAATTGTATGATTGTGAAAACGATCCTTTCAATATTCACAATTTAGCAGAAGATCACAAATATGCTACAATCTTGGCAGAAATGCGAAAAGCTTTAGAGAATCATTTAGAAAATCGACATGATATGGGTCTTCAACCCGAAGCTCAACTAATAAATAACATGTGGCCCAATTTTCAGCAGCCTATTACAGAACAAGTTGAAATTAAAAAGATAGGTGCGACAATAGAATTAACGTCCAAAACAAAAGGTGCCTCTATAGCATACATCATATCCGAAAACGCAAACGAGAAATTGGACTTCAATAGTGGTTGGAAACTGTATTCAAAACCTTTGGCATTAGAATATGGTAAATACCTTTATTCCTTAGCTCAACGGATTGGTTTTAAAGAAACCGAGATTCAGGTTTTCAAAATGTAATAGTTCAATCTAATTAAACCCAAATCAATACAATATTGCAAAAACGTTATATAAATTGGATTTTCATACTTGCTACTTTAGCTAGTTTAAGTTGTGTAAATGAGCGGGGCCAAGAACTAGCTCCCCAACCAAATGTGCTTCTAATTTATATGGATGATCTACGACCTGAGCTTGCCTCGTATGGTCGTCAGAACATAAAATCTCCTAATATTGACGCCCTTTCAAACAGGGGTATTAAATTTACTAATGCTTATTGTAACGTTCCTGTTTGTGGCGCTTCAAGGGCAAGTATGCTCACAGGCATGCTGCCTACTGTAAATCGATTTTTAGACTACAACACTTTTGTTGAAAAGGAAGTACCTGATGCCATTACTTTGCCCCAGTTATTCAAGGAAAATGGTTATCTAACAATTTCGAACGGGAAAATTTATCATCATTTAGACGATCGGGAAACTGATTGGGATGAGATTTGGAGGCCATATGCATTTGACGAAAATGAGTTAGAATTATCCCCTACAGATTATTGGCAATCGCTTTGGAAAGACTACCACTTAACTGAAAATATAGACGAATACAAAAGAACTGGCACAGGTCCTGCTTATGAAAATGCCAATGTAGCAGATTCTGTTTACATTGATGGCATGGTGGCTAAAAAAGTTATATGGGATTTGAAAAAATTGAAAAAAACTGACAAACCATTCTTTCTTACCGCTGGTTTCATTAGCCCGCATCTTCCATTCAATGCACCAAAAAAATATTGGGATATGTATCCACGAGATAGTATAAAACAACCCAATAACAATTACATTCCTAAGAATGCACCAAAAATTTCAATTAGCAATTGGCCGGAAATGCGAGCCTATTCGGGCATACCCAAGAAGGGACAAGTAAGCGATTCGTTGGCAAAAACACTTATTCATGGCTATTATGCCACGGTTAGTTATGTCGACGCCCTAATCGGTGAAATTTTGAACCAATTAGAAGTACTAGACCTCGAAAAAAATACGATTGTTGTTTTTGTTTCCGATCATGGATACAATCTTCAAGAGCACACACAATGGGCAAAATTCACCAATTACAATACATCTACACAAGTACCATTAGTAATTTACAATCCTTTTTCAAAACAACAGTCTGCTACGACCAACGCATTGGTGGAATTAGTTGATGTATACCCAACTATTGCCGAATTATGTCGGTTACAAGCCCCCAAGAACCAATTAGATGGGGAGAGCTTGGCGCCTATACTTAATGAACCAAATCTCAAAGGCAAAAACCATATTTTAATTAAGAGAGGTAATGGTTTCACCTTAAAAACTCAACAATTTAGTTATACAGAATACATAAATCTAAAAAATGACTCTTTAATATCAAACATGCTTTATGACCATAAAATTGATAAAGACGAAAATATAAATGTGGTTGATGAACAGGAATATGCTGAAACGGTAAAAAGGCTGCGGGGAATTTTACATACCGAATATAGCTATAACATTCAAGGGAGGGGTTTAGAGCATTAACAAGTCAATTTACTAATTTGAAGTTATTTTATCTAAATATTCCAAACTTGGCTGAACCCACAATCGGAAATTTTTTCATTATAAAATTTCTATTGAAAAAGAGAATTTAAAATTTTCCTTCGGCTCTAAAGCCACTATACCTTCTTTCTGGGTAAATTCTTTAGTATGATCAGTATTATCAGCTATTCCATGCCAAGGCTCAATACAAATAAAAGGGGCATCCTTCGCGGACCATATCCCCAAATAAGGGAAATTTTTAAAGGTTACGCTCAAATAGTCTTTATTTGTTGGCTTGTGAACGAACTTTACTTTTGAGAAGGGATTTGGGTTGAACGTAATTGAACCGTCGTCGAACTTCCCATCGGGTAACTCCATTATTCCGGGTTCATCCATTACTTTATAAGTAGAATCTATATAAAATTTTCCTTCTTCATTTTTATCGATTGCCTCAGGCATCAATTGCTTGTCAAACACTAATTGGTATTCACTTCTTTTTTGGCCATCCTCAAAAGGACAACTAAATGCAGGGTGTGCTCCTATGGAAAAATACAGTGTTTTAGAATTCGTGTTTTTTACTACATAACCTACGTCAAGACCGTTTTCAGTTATACGATAATGCAATTGCAAAACATAACTAAAAGGATACATTTTCAAGGTATTAGCATTTTCTTTTTGCTGAAAAATAATATGATCATCTTCTACTTCAACTGCTTCAAATTCCAAATCTCGGGCAAAACCATGTTGAGGAAGACTGTAATTTTCACCTTCATAGAAATATTCCTTATCAATTAAAGGTCCTACTATAGGAAAAAGAACTGGTGAATGCCTATTCCAATGATCTGGATCTGCCTGCCACATATATTCTAGGCCGTTCTTAGTTAAACTATACAATTCTGCCCCTTTGGTTAGAATTTTGGCGGTGATCCCGTTTTTTGAAATGGTATATACAGACGGATTATTCATTGAAGTAAGCGTTTGGTGCCATAAAGAAAAACAGAAAGTCTGAAAAAGTAAAAATTTCAAAATAAATATTCTCCTGAGGTTTAAAAACCATTTTAATTGAATGCTCATAATCATTAATTTGAATTTAAACTTAAAACCAAATTACTACTCTCAACATAGAATAGAGTTCAATAATTGTCGGATATCTTCTAATAGTTTAGTTAGTTTCTAAACAATCGCTTTCCCGATGCAATTGATTTCTGAAGTGTAATAATCTTTGTTAAAAAAGGAAAATAGAAATAGATAAAAAGGTATTAATGTTACTATAAACACTTACAAAAAAGGGGTTTAATGTCAATTTTCACGCTAATCAAACCCTTAGTGATAGTTATTGAACCCGTTCTTGGCCTTTAATTATGAATTTAGCAATCACATTAACTAGCAATTATAGGCATATGAAATTAAGATCACTCTTATTTTTAGGAATTATAACCCTTTTTCTTGGGTGCGAAGAAGATGATAACAATGCAACTGGAACTGCAGCAGTAAGTTTTGCATACGATAATTTAAGAGAGGTTGAAGGGGCGACCATCCCACTCTCTTTGAATTTAGGAATTGATAATTACGCACATTCAGGTGGAAGTGTTACCATCGATATTAGTGGGGGAAACTACGGAACTGATTATGAAACAAGTGAGGGTTCCTCTTCCTTTAATATTGACTTAGAACCAAATCAACTTACAGCTTCTTTTACCATTCAACCTATTGATGATGAGGTAATAGAAGACGACAAGGTATTAACCATATCCATTTCGGCCGTAACTGGCTCCCTTACTTTAGGTGAAAAAACAAGTTTTACGCTCACCCTTTTGGATGATGACGACCCAACGATTGCCTCAATAGAATTTGAAAACGCCACCTTTGAAATAGATGAAAATAGCACCACTCCACTTATATTGAATTTAATTTTCGATCAGGCAACTACAGACGGTGGTAGCATAACAATAGGTTTGGCGGGAGAGGCCGTGTTAGATACCGATTACAGCATAACAGGTGCAAGCGGAAACAGTCTTGTCTTAAGTGTTCCAGGTGGAGCTACCTCAGCATCATTCGAAATAGCAACTATAGATAATTCCGAATACGAACCCAACAAAACGATAGAACTATCTATTGAAGAAGTAAGCGGAGGGTTATCCGTTGGGGTTGGAAACAGTTCCACAGTTACTATAATTAATGACGACGCTGCTCCTAACCCTATCGCTAATTTTGCAATAGCTTCAACTACGGTAGATGAAGATAATGGCACACTGTCCGCTACAATAAACTTTTCAAGTACAACCATCGCAGATGCAACATTAGAAATTTCAGCATCCGGAACAGCCACATTAGGCAGCGATTATACTTATAACAGCTCCTCAATAAGTCCTGTTTCAATAAATATCCCATCAGGCTCCGACTCAATTTCTTTTGATATTGACATAACTGACGACAGTGACACTGAGGAAGATGAAACCATCATTCTAGATCTTACATCAGTTACAGGTGGCTTAGAAATAGGGAACACGACTTCCCAATTCACAATTACAATTACCGATAATGACCAAGTTTCCCTGTTTTCTTACCAAGAATCTTTTGAGACAGTTACTGCAGACATAAGTGAAGTTGGTTATCAAAATATTTTTATTAACCAAACACTTCCAGAAGGAAATCTTATTAAATATCTAAACAGGGCTGATACATTTCCCGACATAAACGATCCTTCACAATTAACTGCAAACGGTCTCCAAATATTTTATAACATTTCCAGCGATGGTGAAGGTGTAATAGATAACATGATAGTCTCCCCTGTGCTGGAGGCAACTGGTAATATGAAAGTTTCCTATGACGTTTCCTATGTGACAGGTAAAGCCAAAAATATTGCAGACGTTACTTTTTATTGGTCAAAATCTTATGATGGCTCAGGTAGTTTTGACGAATCACAATGGACAGCTTTAGAAACTGTTACAGCCACTAGTTTAGATGCAGAAGGCGTAGCAAGAACTGGTTGGTCTAGAAGGGAGTTCAATATTACAGCCACTTCCAATTTTTATTTAGCTATAAGAATTAACCAAAGCATGACTGCCTCTAATGATGTTTTACAATGGAGATGGGATAACATCCAAGCAATACAACAATAGCCAACATATAAATATCGATAACAAATAAAAAATGAAAAGAATCATAACAACTTTAATTGTACTAATTAGTCTTTCGTTTACGGCATATTCCCAAAACCAAAAAATAAAGGATGCGGCCAAGGAGAAAGTAGAGGAACTAAACCAAGAAATTATTGCGGGCAACAAAGACTTGGCACTTTCACAAGATCAAAAAGACAAGATTTATAGCCTGCATATTGCTCGTATAGAAGAGGTTAGGAAAGCAAGAAAAAACGGAAGTGACAAGGATGAATTAAAGGTAATTAACAAAAAATATTTCCAGCAAATCTATAATGATGTTCTTTCAAAAGAACAAAAGAAGGCTAGACGAGCCGGCAAAGACGATAGTGAAGATTAATATTAATAAGGTAACCAAGATTTAATTAGTATTATGAAACGTTTCCCAGTAACCTTCCTCATCCTTTCCTGGAAAACCATACTCTTGGCACAAATAACGCCAACTGAAATGGTGTCAGACATGGGAAGAGGAATCAATCTGGGAAATGTTCTAAGTGCTCCGGTGGAAGGTGCTTGGGCCTTACCATTTGAAGAAAGCTATTTTGAAGACATAGCAAATGCCGGTTTTAAAACTGTTAGAATTCCGATAGACTTTTTGGGTACAAGAACAACAGGTAATACGGAAGGTTATTCTAAATCTTCGGGTACAGAAGCAAGCTATTCCGGCAGTCCATCAGATTATGTAGTAGACCCAAATTTTTTAAATCGGGTAGAACAAATCGTCAATTGGGGATTAACTAAAAATCTTATCGTAATTCTCGATTTCCATGGCAAACACCTAAGGGATGACTTTTTATACACTTTTGATACCAGGGCAAACTTCGCCGAATTTTACACCCATCCAACCTCTGCCAAAAGAAAGGCAGATAATGAAAAGTTCAGGGCTATATGGGCTCAGGTTGCAGAGCGTTTTAAAAATTATCCCTATCAATTAGTTTTTGAAATTGTCAACGAACCTTACTTTCATTTAACAGCCGATGAAATGGATGTCATCAATACAGATATCATCCAAATAATTAGGGGGACTGGAAATAATAATAACGATCGCAATATTATCATTGTTGGTGGAGGTGAAAATTCTTATAATGCTCCACTTCAACTAAGTGATGCCGTTCTAAATTTAGATGACAATTTAATAGCTACTTTTCATTACTACCTCCCCAGAGGATTCACGGCTTCCTCAGATCCAAACGTTAACAATAGAACATTTACATGGGGGTCTGAATCAGATAAAAATGAAGTGAATAGTCATTTTCAAATCGTTAAAAATTGGTCACAAAACAAAAATATTCCAATACTCTTAGGTGAATTTGGAGCTGATAACGAATGTGGCTTCAATTATAATACTGGCGTCTGCAATTCAGAAGGTGGTCCAGAAGCCGATTCAAGAGCTCTTTACCATAAATATTTGGCTGATTTGGCAATTGATTTGGGATTCAGCTTTACCGCCTGGGATGCAGGACATAAATCCAATAAGACAATCTATATAGCTGAAAATAGAACTTGGGTTGAAAATGTAAAAGAGGCACTATTAGGCAATTCTAGATGCACCAATTCCGATTTTATTTTGAATTCCGATTTTGAATGCGGGATAACTACGGAATGGGTTATTAAAACAAACTCATCTTCTTCAGCAACATTCAGCCAAGCTGAAGTATCAAATACTTTTGAAGGGAATATTTCAGCTAAAATAAATGTAAGCTCAACGTCAGGTGCACATAATGCTGTTTTTATTGAAAATCAAGCTGTAACGGCTGATCAATTTTTAGGAAAAAGCATAGTTATCAAAGGATATGGGAAAAGTTCCACAGCCCAGGATGTAAGGCTTAGGTTAAGGGTGGAAGATGCCAATACAGATGTGAGTTACCCTGGAAAAGTTTTTACTCTTAATAATACTGATTACCAGTTGATGGAATATGAATATACAGTTCCTGAGAATACGGCGAACATCCGATTCCAAATTTTGGTAGGGTCGTCTATTGGCACAACATACTTTGACGGGTTTACCGTAGAAGAGCAGACCCTATCCATAAACAATAAAACAGTGGAAAATGATTGGTTTCAGATATACCCAAACCCCGCCCAAGAGAATATATTAATTACTAGCAACGAAGTGATTTCTCAACTAGAGATTTATGATACAACTGGTAAAAGAGTTATGGGTATCAATTCTACAACTAAGTCCGTCGATGTAGAAAACTTGGCCAATGGTTTGTATTTGGTAAAAGTTTTTGGAAAGAATAATAAAGTAAGCATCAAACGAATAGTGGTAAACCGCTAGTACGAAGATTAGATTTCAATTATAACCTGAAGCAACTGATGTAACAGCGTTTCGAAAAATTAAGTAGAAAAGGTAAAGGTCGATTCGCTGTTACTCTTATTAAAAACTATAACACACTAAAACCGCAGACATTATGAAGAAAATTACTCTTACATTCTTATTATCCATTATTTGCCTAATGGGTTTTGGGCAAACCTTTGATTTTAATGGAACCGACGATGGATGGACAGAAACTGTTGGTTGTGCCATTTCCGCCACATCAACTGCCTTGTCAATAGATTTAACAGGAGATGCTACTAATCCCAATTTTGGCACCTTAACGGCTGGAATTGATGGTAGTGTTAATAAGTTTGTTGGAATTAATGTACTGAACAGTAATCCAAATGGCCCTACCTTCATGAGGGTGTCATACCCAAAATCTACTAGCGGGCGGGTTTATATCAATATGGAAATTACCGCCGGCGATGAAGATTATAAAACCTATTGGTTTGATTTAGCTAATGCCGAATGGGGCGATGCTACAGAAGACGATATAAAAATACATTTTAAAGCAACTGGTAATTCAAACTACACTGTTCCTGCGGAAGGTGTCTCTATTTTATTCAACCAGATTTCATTTGTTGATGCCATACCTAGACAAGAGAAATTGGTTTATGAATTCGATACTGGGGACGATTTTGAAGGTTGGGATAATTTGGTTGATGCCTCTGCCACAGTGCAGGGAGGGTCATTAATAATTTCACCAACAGGTGGTGCTATTGCTAAAGTGACCAATACAGTAAATGCTGTGAATGCTGATGGAAATAATTACATGTACATATTTTATAAAAATTTATCTCCATCCAACAATCAATTAAGAATACAATTTAGGTCCTCAATTGATGGTTACACTGCATATACAGGAACCAACGTGACTATTAACCAGAGCATGTCTGAATTTGAAGCCTTATCAATTAATCTTGAAACCGCCAAACCCACAGAGTGGTCTGGAACTACACAAGACTTTCAAATTGCTATACGCAATACTAATAATGGTGGCAATGTCGCTTCGGCAGATGGTGATTTGGAAATAGATAGAATCGTTTTTAGTAACGATGCAACTCTCTCAAGTAAAGATTTGCAATTGTCTTACATTCAATTTTATCCCAATCCAGCCAAGGAACGCTTATTTATTAAAACAGAAGATGCACTGGAAGCAGTTGATATTTTTGATGTTACAGGAAAAAATGTTCTTACGAGTAACCATTTTAGGGATAGTATCGACATTTCAACATTGAATAGAGGTTTGTATTTGGTAAAAATTACAGCTGTTAACCAAAGCATTATGGTTAAAAAATTAATTAAGGACTAACTTAAATTTTCACTTCATAGAGCCTATACATATTTAAGTTGACCTGAAAGTGCGGTATATCCGCACTTTCTTTTTTGGTTATAAAAAAACAAAAAAGCTTTACGGAATCGTAAAGCTTTCATTTTCAAGTGGTCCCACCTGGACCATGTTTTAATAAACTGATATACAGCAATATACACTATAATGCAGTGTTTT belongs to Aegicerativicinus sediminis and includes:
- a CDS encoding sulfatase yields the protein MNKFLVCFIYISFSAVFGQTNSKNQPNVLFILADDLGINALNCYGNPLVESPNIDRLFAEGMHFTNGYSNDPTCAPSRASIMSGQYVSRHHVYRVADRFKQDQKTLEAMTYLPPENYRLNGSGAGLNLNKITIAEALKDNGYQTAAYGKWHLGHNELQIQNQGFDEGYEITGHFNFKTSPKQKNIDSTLYSSDVITSKTIDFIERANGKKQPFFAYVPYYLVHKPLEPKKKYLEHFKNKLKENPNVGPDEIKVLAMIKSLDDSVGELLHTLEKLDLDEDTIVIFASDNGHYQTERNIFTKPYRGVKGETYEGGIRVPYIFKWPRHIKPNSASTVPIIHVDLYPTILGLTSTKHPKDYILDGEDLSPILLGKRIEPKREALIWEYTNYAGYNPKTKSFRSQWVNVIQMDGYKLTEVVEDNSYYMYNLKKDPYETQDVYGEYLHIAEKLKHRLEEWKKETGYEHPKPNPNFKQ
- a CDS encoding sugar phosphate isomerase/epimerase family protein; this encodes MFQKENLIPWSIVGFDVKERTPQERLEMLKDLGFTQYAYGYRPKHIPTMAEEWQLAKEKGIQIKAVWLYINLKKDRPGKLKPDSEIVFENLKNIGLKTQIWVGFEPSYFEGLSDLDAFSEAKTMLEYLIERADEVGCKIALYNHGGWYGKSENQLKLINTFPKKDIGVVYNFHHSHENLDTYQNDINHLLPYLWCVNLTGMKEDGPKILTIGEGTEEKLMIEYVIEIGYNGPFGILGHVKGGDPETILQDNYNGLQNLFKGD
- a CDS encoding endo-1,4-beta-xylanase — its product is MSLYLSQAQTSHNGINILDSLKLRFLKSNNAEGEISVNGNSDSPIIKITTNTQPAFIYNLASKIPLIHKEFKEGQVFLISFKARTISSSLETGEAKLLWLLRQSESHKDNLTNTISIGSDWQEFHIPFQASRNILEKDFRVVFQYGFKPQSLEMKDLTFEVFPMGTSLDALPKTEISYVGMEPNAQWRVNAISRIEKLRKKDFILKFVSNGKTVENQSFSISLKSHAFPFGAAINAKDVVEGTMKYNLFKENFNLAVFENDLKIKSWYRGKNAETTKKAMEILKSDGIDLKGHVLIWPGFNYLTNEYRQQKNNPEAIKSLMGEHVQTMLVETKGYTTQWDVVNEAYTNQDLQNITGSEEILFDGFKMAKKLQPSSARFTNEYGIISKGGIDSKKQEWYYNFIKRIDENTGGLVDGIGIQCHIGSDLTSPERVLKILTYYGSLGKKISISEFTMDIKDPQLREQYTRDFMIAAFSHPNVSEFLFWGYMEEESKKVDIFKSNGEIGSMGKAYFGLVKGAWHTKFNASTDNQGYIKNRGFFGTYEYQTVVDGQLKTGTFTLGKDQNSIITINLE
- a CDS encoding sulfatase family protein, encoding MKAFIFIICSLFISFTSKAQEKPNVLWIVTEDISPTLSMYGDSTAQTPNLDMLARESMVYDNAFAVVGVCAPTRSSIITGMYPTTIGTMHMRTGQDVMSWGKRSYEGKEALARTDLDGNEIRQYAAVIPDYVKCYTEYLRAEGYFCTNNQKTDYQFAAPVTAWDENNTKAHWGNRLDEKTPFFSVFNIGVTHESRLWVNDDLPLTVNPKDVKVPPYLPDNEATRKTVARHYSNVELMDKEVGNLIKQLKEDGLYDKTIIFFYSDHGGPLPRQKREIYDSGLKVPFMVKGITGEVGRTDRLISFVDLAPTMLSLAGIKPPEYLEGKAFLGSYKAENRNYVFGSSDRFDEYSDRIRAVRNKQYLYLRNDYPNLPKYKDVGYRKNIPMMPVFLKLKEMGKLNTIQQSWFETKTEEELYDCENDPFNIHNLAEDHKYATILAEMRKALENHLENRHDMGLQPEAQLINNMWPNFQQPITEQVEIKKIGATIELTSKTKGASIAYIISENANEKLDFNSGWKLYSKPLALEYGKYLYSLAQRIGFKETEIQVFKM
- a CDS encoding sulfatase; its protein translation is MQKRYINWIFILATLASLSCVNERGQELAPQPNVLLIYMDDLRPELASYGRQNIKSPNIDALSNRGIKFTNAYCNVPVCGASRASMLTGMLPTVNRFLDYNTFVEKEVPDAITLPQLFKENGYLTISNGKIYHHLDDRETDWDEIWRPYAFDENELELSPTDYWQSLWKDYHLTENIDEYKRTGTGPAYENANVADSVYIDGMVAKKVIWDLKKLKKTDKPFFLTAGFISPHLPFNAPKKYWDMYPRDSIKQPNNNYIPKNAPKISISNWPEMRAYSGIPKKGQVSDSLAKTLIHGYYATVSYVDALIGEILNQLEVLDLEKNTIVVFVSDHGYNLQEHTQWAKFTNYNTSTQVPLVIYNPFSKQQSATTNALVELVDVYPTIAELCRLQAPKNQLDGESLAPILNEPNLKGKNHILIKRGNGFTLKTQQFSYTEYINLKNDSLISNMLYDHKIDKDENINVVDEQEYAETVKRLRGILHTEYSYNIQGRGLEH